AAAGCAACGATGAATTTTTTACTAAAATTATCCTCTTTCCTAGCCAAGAAATGCTTAATTTTATCCGAGCAAATATTAACCAAAATGCTCCCAACCAACCCCCGGCAAATCAGCCACGCCCTAATAATAATACCAATAATCCCCCCGCCCCCAATCGTTAAGCCTTGTGTCTGCTAGTATTTCCGGTCAAGAATTAAGTCAATGGCGCCAACAGGCGATCGCTGATTTAGCGCAAGCGCAAATATCGGCCAAGGAAGTGGATATCTTTCTGCAAGCAGTGACAGATTTAGATAATCTTTCCCTGCGCTTACAATCCTTTCGGGAACGAGAAAAAATCCCCTTGAGTTATTCTTGGTCGGAAATTACTGAACGCTGGCAAAAACGCCTGCAATCAAGGGTTCCCTTGCAGTATTTGCTCGAATCGGTGGTCTGGCGTAACTTTACCCTGAAAGTCTCCCCGGGGGTCTTAATTCCTCGTCCCGAAACCGAGTTATTAATCGATATCGTTGGAGAAACCGTCAGAGGAGACGAGGGGGGAATCTGGGTAGATCTGGGAACCGGTAGCGGTGCGATCGCTATTGGTTTAGCTAGTATCTTGACAAAAGCAGCAATATATGCTACTGATTACAGTCAAACGGCTTTAGCGATCGCCAAAGAGAATATCATCAAGACGGGTTTTGCCGACAGAATTATCTTAAAACAGGGTTCTTGGTGGACACCCCTAGAGAAGTGGAAGGGACAGATTAGCGGTATGCTGTCCAATCCTCCCTATATTCCCAGTGCAGAAATCCTCGACTTACAAATTGAAGTGCGGGAACATGAACCCCGTTTGGCCCTCGATGGAGGTGAAGACGGATTGACCGCGCTGCGCTATCTAGTGGCCACTGCTCCCGATTATCTGCGATCGGGAGGCCTTTGGCTAGTGGAAATGAGAGCCGGTCAAGGGGAAAAAGTAGCGCAAATGCTGGAAAATCAGGGCAATTATCGAC
This portion of the Microcystis aeruginosa NIES-2549 genome encodes:
- the prmC gene encoding peptide chain release factor N(5)-glutamine methyltransferase; the protein is MSASISGQELSQWRQQAIADLAQAQISAKEVDIFLQAVTDLDNLSLRLQSFREREKIPLSYSWSEITERWQKRLQSRVPLQYLLESVVWRNFTLKVSPGVLIPRPETELLIDIVGETVRGDEGGIWVDLGTGSGAIAIGLASILTKAAIYATDYSQTALAIAKENIIKTGFADRIILKQGSWWTPLEKWKGQISGMLSNPPYIPSAEILDLQIEVREHEPRLALDGGEDGLTALRYLVATAPDYLRSGGLWLVEMRAGQGEKVAQMLENQGNYRQIQIINDLAGFDRFVLAERI